A genomic region of Eucalyptus grandis isolate ANBG69807.140 chromosome 5, ASM1654582v1, whole genome shotgun sequence contains the following coding sequences:
- the LOC104444402 gene encoding LOW QUALITY PROTEIN: 21 kDa protein (The sequence of the model RefSeq protein was modified relative to this genomic sequence to represent the inferred CDS: inserted 1 base in 1 codon), whose product MARLVFFLISSLSIYFHFIAAATATAIAAPTGTSSYKNFVKSSCGTVEYPKLCVQLLAVHASKIKQSPQQLARAALAVSLARAQSTKDFVARAAKFRGLKAREYAAIKDCXEEMDDSVDLLANSGKELKRAGASKGQDFQWHVSNVQTWVSAASTDATTCLDGYASAALDGRLKTSIRSRVLNVEQVTSNALALVNQYASKAGSSNAP is encoded by the exons ATGGCAAGACTTGTCTTTTTCCTGATATCGTCCCTCTCTATCTATTTTCACTTCATAGCTGCCGCAACTGCTACTGCTATTGCTGCTCCCACAGGTACTTCTAGTTACAAGAACTTTGTCAAGTCGTCCTGCGGCACCGTGGAGTACCCCAAGCTTTGCGTGCAGTTGCTCGCGGTCCATGCCTCGAAGATCAAGCAGAGCCCGCAGCAGTTGGCCCGGGCCGCCTTGGCGGTGAGCTTAGCCCGGGCTCAGTCCACTAAGGACTTTGTGGCGAGAGCGGCCAAGTTCAGGGGACTCAAGGCGAGGGAGTACGCAGCTATAAAAGATT TGGAAGAGATGGACGACAGCGTGGACCTGCTCGCGAACTCGGGGAAGGAGCTGAAGAGGGCGGGCGCATCCAAGGGCCAGGATTTCCAGTGGCACGTGAGCAATGTCCAGACATGGGTCAGCGCCGCGTCGACGGACGCGACAACTTGCCTGGATGGGTACGCGAGCGCGGCCCTGGATGGTCGGTTGAAGACTTCGATCAGGTCCCGCGTGCTTAACGTGGAACAGGTCACTAGCAACGCGCTCGCTTTGGTCAACCAATACGCCTCAAAGGCGGGATCAAGCAACGCACCGTGA